In Plasmodium gaboni strain SY75 chromosome 7, whole genome shotgun sequence, the following are encoded in one genomic region:
- a CDS encoding putative membrane protein (conserved Plasmodium membrane protein, unknown function) — MGVLKLKSDKKKKERNEKETKIDYQKCIKKTKVRENIFMKGSVENDFDIRIFMKTDHSSNKIRQLNYAKLVKGIRKNKNLIPNNIEKIIEIYGLGISEEDKNIRNYSSKIFYHLINNINYDKFYGKIKTCLFHSLKIEKVDLKILNLELCHKFFFTKISYCNKFFYEFLNNILDCFISLSIQNQIKNVKYIFLLFKHKAKYKREKRKLLQLKKKGIKIMPAEIKNNKSLKEDKQVADMEFKNFKQNNDNKKNFDNKKNVHNNNSYSSDVSDNNYEPISCRNMRNNLRDPYLIKKGIRIKLDENTKIEIYKKLFQCLYNFMDEIIYNSLQVDLINLYTKILKNIIFVIKKKITLTLEIMLIINKLIKKIIELINENILNIKNVKVLNMIYYFIVLIISLCLKERKYFDFFKKKIKMDILQWLHYTFVIYWYVLLKENFFNIPSGMENEKNKIKNIYYKHEDICEHNISNNILSDKLKACTPNGGDDINCVHMGNKSSTNEKKHNNNNDNDDNNNNLLNVCDLHYNIMCDDKTFHYKNNKKYAKKYFMLLIYYYEIYMNRTNNNIVLNYYINIKKKSTEQSTEQNKNLHKTIMNKIEAYTISMFHKNNDDSEKCAEYIINYLLSFSYNSIEKIIHLCYNIILLSYKDNVDLYTMKNEYLYIQKNKKDKNKDDFILYSFKYFTAPFLFLSLVDCTKFINNDFFLKSFYSFFKEEEEEEKIISTIRFLHKEKEYVKMIISNSMFDNFMNTLLYVLYNYSDEFFVNNCLFFFCMLKENQRDILKRKDDNNNDNDNNDNNDNDNNDNNNNDNNNNKECGDMFNVSGENTIFFNDMVRDDKSEDGSSVHNFQNIMNKKMNNIKKVLIDYFIHKNNSYMLSFDILKILYFLYEHTNIKLLIFIYYLIINCVNKFDCRGKTKNSFFLNTREAIVCINKIMGVNYIKHMDISKKANENLYIDIDNKKYLFVINDEYIYKEHFVLFFFKLNLYETIKVCENCVYDLLEDLQNVQEEEKKKNQDDDDEEEKKYYVILNNLKYTNIILIIKNISYIIANMKLHCSHVPLENINIACIKLNYLFCLIQKLEKVNESVCDKIFKIIKIITLYYFVCFYMCPPLLYDTNIEMDEKEDDNNCLSYDNTSGEEEKKKVHKRKFCEISNYIEDDIHLKTHHNDEKNNLNGISDIRDIEKEDDEKYFIYNRNIKVKVDISLFPLFLKNYFNNYMNIKNEGKVYGLEDILPDFFCIEFFNILLETEIYYYIPINNNKNFENVIYDNNEESYNLITHKYIEELINKYEKHINFVSYKKLVYLPIRKIIKLLIVSLFKMSYNRNIFFDPLSYNIKKDILLNIFLDNLNFVLIFYYFISYIMNRMNYFLNASFSLRNYYSFWFFVDIILCCYCIKEEKMKNLKLPWSKEYEEIHLILNEALIGLNKKLKNMLDLILKHDERYNLINNIGKIYEQL; from the exons atgggtgttttaaaattaaagagtgataaaaaaaagaaggaAAGAAATGAGaaagaaacaaaaataGACTATCAGAAATGTATAAAGAAAACAAAAGTAAgagaaaatatttttatgaaagGAAGTGTTGAAAATGATTTTGatataagaatatttatGAAAACAGATCATAGTTCAAATAAAATTCGTCAATTAAATTATGCAAAATTAGTTAAAGGgataagaaaaaataaaaatttaatacCTAATAATATAGAGAAAATTATTGAAATATATGGATTAGGTATATCAGaagaagataaaaatatccGAAATTATTCTTcgaaaatattttatcatttaataaataatattaattatgataaattTTATGGAAAAATTAAAACTTGTTTATTTCATTCATTAAAAATTGAGAAAGTGGAtctaaaaatattaaatttgGAATTATGtcataaatttttttttacaaagATTTCTTATtgtaataaatttttttatgaatttttaaataatattttagaTTGTTTCATATCACTCAGTATCCAGAATCAAATAAAGAATgtgaaatatattttcttgtTATTTAAACATAAGGCTAAATATAAGAGggaaaaaagaaaattgcttcaattaaagaaaaaggGCATAAAAATTATGCCCGCGgagataaaaaataataaaagtttAAAGGAGGATAAGCAAGTAGCCGACATGGAATTTAAGAAttttaaacaaaataatgataacaaaaaaaattttgataacaaaaaaaatgttcATAATAACAATAGTTATAGTAGTGACGTtagtgataataattatgaacCTATTAGTTGTCGAAATATGCGAAACAATTTAAGAGATccatatttaataaaaaaaggCATAAGAATAAAGCTTGAtgaaaatacaaaaatagaaatatataaaaaattatttcaatgtctttataattttatggatgaaataatatataactCGTTACAAGTTGATTTAATTAATTTgtatacaaaaatattgaaaaacattatttttgtaataaaaaagaaaataacATTAACATTGGAAAttatgttaataataaataaacttataaaaaaaattattgagttaattaatgaaaatatattaaatataaaaaatgtgaaagttttaaatatgatatattattttattgtattaattatatctttatgtttaaaagaaaggaaatattttgacttttttaaaaaaaaaataaaaatggatATTTTACAATGGCTTCATTATACGTTTGTAATATATTGGTATGTGTTATTAAAAgagaatttttttaatatccCATCTGGTATggaaaatgaaaaaaataaaataaaaaatatttattataaacatGAAGATATATGTGAACACAATAttagtaataatatattaagtGACAAATTAAAAGCATGTACACCTAATGGTGGTGATGATATAAACTGTGTGCACATGGGAAATAAATCAAGTacaaatgaaaagaaacataacaataataatgataatgatgataataataataatttattaaatgtatgtgatttacattataatattatgtgtGATGACAAAACGTTTcattataagaataataaaaaatatgccaagaaatatttcatgttattaatatattactatgaaatttatatgaacagaacaaataataatatagtactaaattattatataaatataaaaaaaaaaagtacTGAACAAAGTAcagaacaaaataaaaacttACATAAAACaattatgaataaaattGAAGCATATACTATATCCATGTTTCATAAGAATAATGATGATAGTGAAAAATGTGctgaatatattattaattatttattaagtttttcatataatagTATTGAAAAGATTATTCatttatgttataatattattttattatcatataaagataatgtcgatttatatacaatgaagaatgaatatttatatatacaaaagaataaaaaggataagaataaagatgattttatattatattcctttaaatattttacagcaccatttctttttttatccCTAGTAGATTGTACAAAgtttataaataatgatttttttttgaaaagtttttattcattttttaaagaagaagaagaagaagaaaaaattattagTACTATAAGATTTTTACATAAGGAGAAAGAATATGTGAAGATGATAATTTCAAATAGTATGTTTGATAACTTTATGAAtactttattatatgtgttatataattatagtGACGAATTTTTTGTGAATAATTGTTTGTTCTTCTTTTGTATGTTAAAGGAAAATCAGAGGGATATCTTAAAAAGGaaagatgataataataatgataatgataataatgataataatgataatgataataatgataataataataatgataataataataataaagaatgTGGTGACATGTTCAATGTATCAGGTGAGAatactattttttttaatgacATGGTTCGAGATGATAAGAGTGAGGATGGTAGTAGTGTTCATAATTTccaaaatattatgaacaaaaaaatgaacaatattaaaaaagtgctaattgattattttatacataaaaataattcttataTGTTATCATTTGatattttgaaaattttatatttcttatatgaacatacaaatataaaattattaatatttatatattatttaattataaattgTGTAAATAAATTTGATTGTAGGggaaaaacaaaaaattcCTTCTTTTTAAATACGAGAGAAGCTATTGTTTGtattaacaaaataatgggtgtaaattatataaaacatatgGATATATCTAAGAAAGcaaatgaaaatttatatatagatatagataacaagaaatatttatttgttataaatgatgaatatatatataaagaacATTTTGTTCTGTTCTTTTTTAAACTAAACTTGTATGAAACAATAAAGGTATGTGAAAATTGTGTATACGATTTGTTAGAGGATTTGCAAAACGTACaggaagaagaaaaaaaaaaaaatcaagatgatgatgatgaagaagaaaaaaaatattatgttatattgaataatttaaaatatacaaatataatattaattataaaaaatatatcttatatTATTGCTAATATGAAATTACATTGTTCTCATGTGCCTTtggaaaatataaatattgcATGCATAAAattgaattatttattttgcCTTATTCAAAAATTAGAGAAGGTTAATGAAAGTGTATGTGACAAAATATTtaagataataaaaataattacCTTGTATTATTTTGTGTGCTTTTATATGTGTCCTCCACTTTTATATGATACCAATATAGAAATGGATGAGAAGgaagatgataataattgtCTTAGTTATGATAATACCTCAGGggaagaagaaaaaaaaaaggtacacaaaagaaaattttgtgaaatatcaaattatatagaagatgatattcatttaaaaaCACATCATAATGAtgagaaaaataatttgaatGGTATATCAGATATAAGAGATATTGAAAAAGAAGATGACGAAAagtattttatttataatagaaatataaaagttAAAGTGgatatttcattatttcctttatttttaaaaaattattttaataattatatgaatataaaaaatgaaggAAAGGTATATGGTTTAGAGGATATATTGCCtgattttttttgtattgaattttttaatatattattagaaacagaaatatattattatatacctataaataataataagaactttgaaaatgttatatatgataataatgaagaaagttataatttaattactcataaatatattgaagaattaataaataaatatgaaaaacatattaattttgtaagttataaaaaattagtATATTTACcaataagaaaaattatcaaATTATTAATTGTTTCTTTATTCAAAATGTCatataatagaaatatattttttgatccactttcatataatataaaaaaggatattctattgaatatttttctggataatttgaattttgttctgatattttattattttatatcttaTATAATGAATCGAATGAACTACTTTTTGAATGCTTCCTTTTCACTGagaaattattattccTTCTGG tTTTTTGTGGATATCATTCTGTGCTGCTATTGCATTAAAGAAGAAAAGATGAAGAATCTAAAATTACCATGGTCAAAGGAATATGAAGAAATTCATCTCATATTAAATGAAGCATTAATAGgtttaaataaaaagttgaaaaatatgctggatcttattttaaaacatgatgaaagatataatttgataaataatataggGAAGATTTATGAacaattataa
- a CDS encoding mago nashi protein-like protein, which yields MSKKDKFSFRYYVGHEGKFGHEFLEFEFNSKGRLRYANNSNYKNDKIIRKEAYVSKSVLKELKRIIEESEICKESDKEWPMPDKIGKQELEIYLDGVEYYFTTSKIGSLSDVKQCNDPEGLRVFYYLVQDLKCFLFSLICLHFRIKPV from the exons ATGTCTAAGAAAGATAAGTTTTCCTTTAGATATTA tgTTGGGCATGAAGGTAAATTTGGTCATGAATTTCTAGAGTTTGAATTTAATTCAAAGGGGAGATTAAGATATGCAAACAATTcgaattataaaaatgataaaattattaGAAAAGAGG CCTATGTAAGTAAATCAgttttaaaagaattaaaacGTATAATTGAAGAATCTGAAATATGTAAAGAAAGTGATAAAGAATGGCCTATGCCAGATAAAATTGGAAAACAGGAattagaaatatatttagaTGGTGtagaatattattttactACTTCAAAAATTGGATCCTTATCAGATGTCAAACAATGTAATGACCCAGAAGGTTTACGtgttttttattatttagTACAAGATTTAAAGTGCTTTTTATTTTCCCTTATCTGTT